The following are encoded in a window of Panicum virgatum strain AP13 chromosome 5N, P.virgatum_v5, whole genome shotgun sequence genomic DNA:
- the LOC120674133 gene encoding probable envelope ADP,ATP carrier protein, chloroplastic has protein sequence MSSRRRVEACDSWRPPRSHAGAGPQPVLLRAGPRLPAFASLSVREGGEAAAVAKAVEEAVVARAGEGTEERRAAGGEEAGGEKERRRLPPAAQLVRHPLALLALVPRGAALFAAGAAAGAAAKTVTAPLDRVKILMQTHSVRVAGESAKKAVGFLEAIADIGKEEGLKGYWKGNLPQVIRIIPYSAVQLFSYEVYKKIFRRKDGELSVFGRLAAGACAGMTSTLVTYPLDVLRLRLAVQSGHSTMSQVALNMLREEGLASFYGGLGPSLIGIAPYIAVNFCVFDLMKKSVPEKYKNRPETSLATALLSATFATLMCYPLDTVRRQMQMKGTPYNTIFDAIPGIVERDGLVGLYRGFVPNALKNLPNSSIKLTAFDTVKTLLATGQKELDKLIQENEEKTS, from the exons ATgagcagccggcggcgggtcgAGGCCTGCGACTCGTGGCGCCCGCCGCGGAGCCACGCCGGGGCGGGGCCGCAGCccgtcctcctccgcgcggGGCCCCGGCTCCCGGCCTTCGCCTCGCTCTCCGTCCGCGAGGGCGGGGAGGCCGCGGCCGTCGccaaggcggtggaggaggcggtcgtcgcgcgggccggcgaggggacggaggagcggcgggcggcggggggcGAGGAGGCCGGGGGGGAGAAGGAGCGGAGGAGGCTGCCCCCCGCGGCGCAGCTGGTGCGCCACCCGCTGGCGCTGCTCGCCCTGGTGCCCCGCGGCGCCGCGCTCTTCGCCGCGggggccgccgcgggcgccgccgccaagacCGTCACCGCGCCGCTCGACCGCGTCAAGATACTCATGCAG ACGCACAGCGTGCGGGTGGCGGGAGAGAGCGCCAAGAAGGCGGTTGGGTTCCTCGAG GCTATTGCAGACATTGGAAAGGAGGAGGGTCTTAAGGGTTACTGGAAAGGCAACCTTCCACAG GTTATTCGCATAATTCCTTACAGCGCGGTGCAACTCTTCTCATATGAAGTTTACAAG AAAATCTTCCGAAGAAAGGATGGAGAACTTTCTGTATTTGGGAGACTTGCTGCTGGTGCTTGTGCGGGCATGACATCTACActt GTAACATACCCACTGGATGTTCTCCGGCTCAGGCTTGCAGTTCAATCTGGACACAGCACTATGTCTCAG GTTGCTCTTAACATGCTGAGAGAAGAAGGATTGGCCTCCTTCTACGGTGGCTTGGGTCCATCTCTTATAGGAATTGCACCTTACATTGCTGTGAACTTCTGTGTTTTTGACTT aatgaagaaatcagTACCAGAAAAGTACAAGAACAGACCAGAAACATCGCTAGCAACTGCTCTTCTCTCAGCAACATTTGCAACTTTGATGTGTTATCCCCTGGACACTGTTAGAAGACAGATGCAGATGAAAGGGACACCATACAACACAATTTTTGATGCAATTCCAG GCATTGTGGAGCGTGATGGTCTAGTTGGGCTTTATAGAGGTTTTGTGCCAAATGCGTTAAAAAATCTGCCAAATAGCAG CATTAAACTGACTGCATTTGACACGGTGAAGACACTGCTAGCGACTGGACAGAAGGAGCTGGACAAATTAATACAAGAAAATGAGGAGAAAACAAGCTAG
- the LOC120674182 gene encoding uncharacterized protein LOC120674182, whose amino-acid sequence MAEDHPKQAATGAEDAAMGTEAVAGEGRSAAAVAGLLRGFLAVQQRRAEAYSTLRRGFSEYMANGGELAYQQLCGNITAEFNDCSKQVLEMISVLSMPEFCRSDLGDLLKGVQAHEKEKLHLTAKIQVLKKAGRPSERLVNHADCRSRSLTQHVCVHVKEITEAAGTEDAEADAEYEAALKEAIQGVQEAVININEHMEEVRYEIDALEAETVGSRLTEVEEAFPSTLSIK is encoded by the exons ATGGCTGAGGACCACCCGAAACAGGCTGCGACGGGCGCCGAGGACGCCGCTATGGGCACggaggccgtcgccggcgaggggcgcagcgccgccgcggtggcgggcCTCCTCCGCGGGTTTCTCGCCGTGCAGCAGCGCCGCGCCGAGGCATACTCCACGCTACGAAG GGGGTTTTCTGAATATATGGCTAATGGAGGTGAATTGGCCTATCAACAGCTGTGTGGCAATATTACAGCGGAGTTCAATGATTGTTCAAAACAA gtgcttgaaATGATTTCTGTCCTCTCAATGCCAGAATTTTGTCGTAGTGATCTTGGCGATTTACTAAAGGGTGTTCAAGCACACGAGAAAGAGAAGTTGCATTTG ACAGCAAAGATTCAGGTGCTCAAGAAAGCTGGCCGGCCTTCAGAACGCCTGGTGAACCATGCGGACTGCAGGTCACGCAGCCTGACCCAGCACGTGTGTGTCCACGTCAAGGAGATCACAGAGGCCGCAGGCACGGAAGACGCCGAGGCGGATGCGGAATatgaggccgccctcaaggaggcCATACAGGGCGTGCAGGAGGCCGTGATCAACATAAACGAGCACATGGAGGAGGTGCGCTACGAGATCGACGCTCTTGAGGCAGAGACGGTTGGGAGCAGGTTGACGGAAGTTGAGGAAGCGTTCCCTTCTACCCTGTCTATAAAGTAG
- the LOC120671888 gene encoding RNA-binding protein P-like → MGKKRRLETKSAAAAKSTPAAAAKSATATAASLSEVIGPAMARKEVKLPEEAGVKEEEVEEEVEEEVEVEEEVEVEEEEEEEEGESDPASIHSLLDSFPKDQLVELLRDAAVAHSDVLSAVRRVADADPAQRKIFVHGLGWDVTADTLTEAFGPYGEIEDLRVVTDRNTGKCKGYGFILFRHRSGARAALREPQKKIGNRNTACQLASVGPVPAGGAVSNSAPAPAQLQLPPVPEYTQRKIFVSNVGADIDPQKLLQFFARYGEIEEGPLGLDKVTGKPKGFALFVYKTIASAKKALEEPHKHFEGVVLHCQKAIDGPKPNKLAGPGGFYGAGASSGSKGVPVYGATGHTLPGSVGIGQPMSPLAPSLASLPGGIAAAPGVDPALGQALTALLATQGAGLNLNSILGVGANGSGVPPQGASGALSGSSLPGMQGGYMGGYGGSGGYGGAPSGGPGRNYMGQ, encoded by the coding sequence ATGGGTAAGAAGCGGAGGCTGGAGACCAAATCCGCGGCAGCCGCTAAGTCTACCCCGGCCGCTGCAGCCAAATCCGCCACTGCTACTGCCGCTAGCCTATCCGAGGTCATCGGCCCCGCCATGGCGCGGAAGGAGGTGAAGCTGCCCGAGGAGGCAGGTGtcaaggaggaggaggttgaggaggaagtcgaggaggaggtggaggtcgaGGAGGAAGTGGAGgtcgaggaagaggaggaggaggaggagggcgagagTGACCCGGCCTCGATTCATTCGCTGCTGGATTCCTTCCCCAAGGACCAGCTCGTCGAGCTGCTCCGCGATGCGGCCGTCGCGCACAGCGACGTGCTAAGCGCCGTCCGGCGCGTGGCCGACGCCGACCCGGCTCAGCGGAAGATCTTCGTCCACGGGCTCGGCTGGGATGTCACCGCCGACACCCTCACCGAGGCGTTCGGCCCCTACGGCGAGATCGAGGACCTCAGGGTCGTCACCGACCGCAACACCGGCAAGTGCAAGGGGTACGGATTCATCCTCTTCCGTCACCGCTCGGGCGCCCGCGCCGCTCTCCGCGAGCCCCAGAAGAAGATTGGGAATCGCAACACTGCCTGCCAGCTCGCCTCTGTCGGCCCTGTCCCTGCTGGTGGCGCGGTCAGCAACTCTGCGCCAGCCCCGGCTCAGTTGCAGCTGCCACCGGTACCAGAGTACACGCAGCGCAAGATATTTGTCAGCAATGTTGGTGCAGACATCGATCCCCAGAAACTGCTTCAGTTCTTTGCAAGGTATGGTGAGATTGAGGAGGGTCCGCTTGGGCTTGACAAGGTCACTGGGAAACCCAAGGGATTTGCTCTTTTTGTCTACAAGACCATTGCGAGTGCCAAGAAGGCTCTTGAGGAGCCACATAAGCATTTTGAAGGAGTTGTGCTGCACTGCCAGAAGGCGATTGATGGACCAAAGCCCAACAAATTGGCAGGACCTGGAGGCTTCTACGGTGCTGGGGCTTCAAGTGGCAGCAAGGGGGTTCCTGTTTATGGAGCTACTGGTCATACTCTACCTGGAAGTGTTGGTATTGGCCAGCCAATGTCACCTTTGGCTCCCAGCTTGGCTTCACTGCCTGGAGGTATTGCTGCTGCCCCAGGGGTGGATCCTGCTCTGGGACAGGCCTTGACAGCTTTGCTTGCCACCCAGGGTGCCGGACTGAATTTGAATAGCATCCTGGGAGTTGGTGCTAATGGCTCAGGGGTGCCTCCTCAGGGGGCATCTGGTGCCCTAAGTGGTAGCAGTTTGCCGGGGATGCAAGGTGGTTATATGGGTGGCTATGGTGGTTCTGGTGGATACGGGGGTGCACCGTCAGGAGGCCCTGGAAGAAATTACATGGGTCAATAG